One genomic segment of Ipomoea triloba cultivar NCNSP0323 chromosome 9, ASM357664v1 includes these proteins:
- the LOC116030206 gene encoding syntaxin-121-like, whose amino-acid sequence MNDLFSGSFSRYREDQLSPNGNASIEMTAGTGGVNLDKFFEDVEAIKDELRDLDNICTRLNTSNEHSKTLHNAKQVKDLRAKMDNDVAVALKKAKFIKVRLEALDRSNAANRSIAGCGPGSSSDRTRTSVVNGLRKKLQESMNQFNDLRQKMSAEYRETVQRRYFTVTGEQPEEAVVDRLISTGQSETFLQKAIQEQGRGEVMETVLEIQERHEAVKEVERSLKELHQVFLDMAVLVETQGEQLDDIESQVNRASSFVRGGAQHLEVARKHQKSTRKWACIGIIILLIVILIIVLSVQPWKK is encoded by the coding sequence ATGAATGATCTATTCTCTGGATCTTTCTCTCGTTACCGAGAGGATCAATTGTCGCCGAATGGAAACGCCTCCATCGAGATGACCGCCGGCACCGGAGGAGTCAACCTCGACAAGTTTTTCGAGGACGTGGAGGCCATCAAGGACGAGCTCCGGGACCTCGACAACATCTGTACTCGTCTCAACACCTCCAATGAACACAGTAAGACTCTCCACAATGCCAAGCAGGTCAAAGATCTACGCGCCAAGATGGACAACGACGTTGCCGTGGCGTTGAAGAAGGCAAAGTTCATCAAGGTCAGGCTCGAGGCGTTGGACCGGTCCAACGCCGCGAACCGGAGCATCGCGGGATGCGGACCGGGGAGCTCCTCGGATCGGACCAGGACGTCGGTGGTGAACGGGCTGAGGAAGAAGCTGCAGGAGTCGATGAACCAGTTCAACGACCTCCGGCAGAAGATGTCGGCGGAGTACCGGGAGACGGTGCAGCGGCGGTACTTCACGGTGACGGGAGAGCAGCCGGAGGAGGCGGTTGTGGATAGGCTGATCTCGACGGGGCAGAGCGAGACGTTTCTGCAGAAGGCGATACAGGAGCAGGGGAGAGGGGAGGTGATGGAGACGGTGCTGGAGATTCAAGAGCGGCACGAGGCGGTTAAGGAGGTGGAGAGGAGTCTTAAAGAGCTGCATCAGGTGTTTTTGGATATGGCTGTGTTGGTGGAGACGCAAGGGGAGCAGCTTGACGATATAGAGAGCCAGGTGAATAGGGCGAGCAGTTTCGTGAGGGGAGGGGCACAGCATCTGGAGGTTGCGAGGAAGCACCAGAAGAGTACCAGGAAATGGGCTTGCATCGGAATCATAATCCTTCTCATTGTTATCTTGATCATTGTTCTCTCTGTTCAGCCATGGAAGAAATGA